In a single window of the Cydia pomonella isolate Wapato2018A chromosome 2, ilCydPomo1, whole genome shotgun sequence genome:
- the LOC133531766 gene encoding FHF complex subunit HOOK interacting protein 2A-like isoform X1, translating to MLSRFSDVLQSAADVLAPPATRLEDFEYHWKMIINFYQNYDDNSKGHIEDTRIPHHLHQMLQLIVDEEKEQQGGTVGPCLEAIVQRSISLLDALAALAASDRPPGARALALGAASALLRRTRQPCVNSVHVYRPLQRMLIQCNESPASPTEKEEVELLLTLCGLVRKEPGLANIFTTPFVEDKSSLLSTPEDIQKLIPIKSKVQTPKKNPLFEVELPPNPLRNVSIIRTTGDCNSSCSADDNASCKSHKTVYDDNDKFLLIDLLLSYLNSADNQVVLRACEGIMIVSSLPDDDIANLVTTCSPACELIIDKLADKYKAIPANVDPNDIDHLNITWAYVAQDFGDKDYNKFHGYRELTSFFSWLDYCDTLMKECHPTISAHLSRTFRQNFLEGAAEAGLSDALRALRVTAVLSKCLKLVDSTDLALEFSNWLVGDGELSEWPLLHTLITNCLTDNHDLTLETLRFFETIVEKGTEHSIHRLVLSRVCSRGYVAPPPPDDDERDRLNDVSLWRERERNREAMKQLQHEDHVNEQISDILQHEGLQPEPQDSENIHRVINSFLLLLPRAILSDPVGADYEHYIHDAHRHYQYWLDVTSTFNWPTDAYADNTASSTHSYDSRPEADLHLDDVFQHKDACHKCEQNECFSQRLVLRSQDLNTNEDEDFDEGPFFRMLFKLLANMPNQPYQLNLHLTSIISKLALLPHPNLHEYLLNPMLHTSKKTVTLFKTLQELAKRLTMEIPRLRNYKKVIENTRLHLMSEDPIFDESCDHNQLVESLIVLEEFCKELAAIAFVKYQHAHLNR from the exons ATGTTAAGCAGATTTTCCGATGTCCTGCAATCAGCAGCAGACGtc TTGGCGCCTCCAGCCACCCGCTTGGAGGACTTTGAATATCACTGGAAGATGATAATAAACTTCTACCAGAACTATGACGACAATAGCAAAGGACACATAGAAGATACCAGAATTCCACATCACTTACACCAAATGTTACAG TTAATAGTAGATGAAGAAAAAGAGCAGCAAGGTGGTACCGTCGGCCCTTGTTTAGAGGCGATAGTTCAGCGCTCCATCTCACTACTGGACGCCCTGGCGGCGTTGGCGGCGTCGGACCGACCACCGGGCGCTCGGGCACTGGCGTTGGGAGCTGCGTCAGCGTTGCTGCGCCGAACGCGACAGCCCTGCGTTAACAGCGTTCATGTCTACAGGCCTTTACAA CGTATGCTCATACAATGCAACGAAAGCCCCGCTTCCCCAACCGAAAAGGAAGAGGTCGAATTACTCCTAACGCTCTGCGGCCTAGTACGTAAAGAGCCCGGCTTAGCTAACATCTTCACAACCCCATTCGTCGAAGACAAATCCAGCTTACTCAGTACACCAGAGGACATACAGAAGTTGATACCAATTAAAAGTAAAGTTCAAACGCCAAAGAAGAATCCTTTATTCGAAGTGGAATTACCGCCGAATCCTTTAAGAAACGTCTCTATAATAAGAACGACGGGGGACTGTAATAGCAGTTGTTCGGCGGACGACAACGCGTCGTGCAAGAGCCATAAGACCGTGTATGACGACAATGACAAGTTTCTACTGATCGATCTGTTGCTGTCGTATTTGAATAGTGCT gacaACCAAGTAGTCCTAAGAGCGTGTGAAGGCATCATGATAGTGTCGTCCCTCCCTGACGATGATATCGCCAACCTAGTGACGACCTGTAGTCCCGCTTGTGAACTAATTATCGATAAATTGGCCGACAAATATAAGGCCATACCGGCCAATGTTGACCCTAACGACATCGACCACTTGAACATCACGTGGGC GTATGTAGCACAGGACTTCGGTGACAAGGATTACAACAAATTCCACGGCTACAGAGAACTTACGAGCTTCTTCTCCTGGCTCGACTACTGTGATACTCTAATGaag GAATGCCACCCCACGATATCAGCGCACCTCTCCCGAACGTTCCGACAGAACTTTCTAGAAGGGGCCGCGGAAGCGGGGCTCTCTGACGCACTTCGAGCTCTACGGGTCACCGCCGTGCTCAGCAAGTGCCTTAAGCTGGTCGACTCCACGGACCTCGCCCTag AGTTCTCCAACTGGCTAGTGGGCGACGGTGAGCTCTCAGAATGGCCGCTCCTGCACACGCTCATTACGAACTGTCTCACCGACAACCACGACCTCACGTTGGAGACACTGAGGTTCTTTGAG ACAATTGTAGAGAAAGGCACCGAGCACAGCATCCACAGACTAGTGTTGTCCCGCGTGTGCTCTCGCGGCTACGTGGCGCCACCCCCTCCCGACGACGACGAGCGAGACAGACTCAACGACGTGTCGCTGTGGCGGGAGCGAGAGAGGAACAG GGAAGCGATGAAGCAGCTGCAGCACGAGGACCACGTGAACGAGCAGATCAGCGACATCCTGCAGCACGAGGGGCTGCAGCCCGAGCCCCAGGACTCCGAGAACATACACAGGGTTATCAATAG CTTCCTGCTGCTGCTGCCGCGCGCCATCTTGTCGGATCCGGTGGGCGCCGACTATGAGCATTACATACACGATGCGCATAGGCATTATCAG TACTGGCTGGACGTAACCTCCACGTTCAACTGGCCGACAGACGCCTACGCCGACAACACGGCTTCCTCCACCCACAGCTACGACAGCCGCCCCGAGGCGGACTTACACCTCGACGACGTCTTCCAACACAAGGACGCCTGTCACAAGTGCGAACAAAACGAATGCTTCAGCCAAAGACTCGTACTAAGAAGCCAAGATTTAAACACAAACGAAGATGAAGATTTCGACGAAGGACCATTCTTTAGAATGCTATTTAAACTACTTGCAAACATGCCCAACCAACCCTACCAGCTAAATCTACACCTCACATCAATAATATCTAAGCTAGCTTTACTGCCCCACCCGAATTTACACGAATACTTACTCAATCCGATGTTACATACTTCGAAAAAGACAGTCACTTTGTTTAAAACCCTGCAAGAGTTGGCCAAGCGGCTGACCATGGAGATACCGAGATTGAGGAATTATAAGAAGGTGATTGAGAATACGAGGCTGCATTTGATGAGTGAGGATCCTATATTTGATGAAAG CTGCGACCACAACCAACTGGTGGAAAGTCTAATAGTCCTAGAAGAGTTCTGCAAGGAGCTTGCCGCTATCGCCTTCGTGAAATACCAGCACGCTCACCTCAACAGATAA
- the LOC133531766 gene encoding FHF complex subunit HOOK interacting protein 2A-like isoform X2 — protein MLSRFSDVLQSAADVLAPPATRLEDFEYHWKMIINFYQNYDDNSKGHIEDTRIPHHLHQMLQLIVDEEKEQQGGTVGPCLEAIVQRSISLLDALAALAASDRPPGARALALGAASALLRRTRQPCVNSVHVYRPLQRMLIQCNESPASPTEKEEVELLLTLCGLVRKEPGLANIFTTPFVEDKSSLLSTPEDIQKLIPIKSKVQTPKKNPLFEVELPPNPLRNVSIIRTTGDCNSSCSADDNASCKSHKTVYDDNDKFLLIDLLLSYLNSADNQVVLRACEGIMIVSSLPDDDIANLVTTCSPACELIIDKLADKYKAIPANVDPNDIDHLNITWAYVAQDFGDKDYNKFHGYRELTSFFSWLDYCDTLMKECHPTISAHLSRTFRQNFLEGAAEAGLSDALRALRVTAVLSKCLKLVDSTDLALEFSNWLVGDGELSEWPLLHTLITNCLTDNHDLTLETLRFFETIVEKGTEHSIHRLVLSRVCSRGYVAPPPPDDDERDRLNDVSLWRERERNREAMKQLQHEDHVNEQISDILQHEGLQPEPQDSENIHRVINRRLELLKAQVEEAMASENIPIPNATPQHSEF, from the exons ATGTTAAGCAGATTTTCCGATGTCCTGCAATCAGCAGCAGACGtc TTGGCGCCTCCAGCCACCCGCTTGGAGGACTTTGAATATCACTGGAAGATGATAATAAACTTCTACCAGAACTATGACGACAATAGCAAAGGACACATAGAAGATACCAGAATTCCACATCACTTACACCAAATGTTACAG TTAATAGTAGATGAAGAAAAAGAGCAGCAAGGTGGTACCGTCGGCCCTTGTTTAGAGGCGATAGTTCAGCGCTCCATCTCACTACTGGACGCCCTGGCGGCGTTGGCGGCGTCGGACCGACCACCGGGCGCTCGGGCACTGGCGTTGGGAGCTGCGTCAGCGTTGCTGCGCCGAACGCGACAGCCCTGCGTTAACAGCGTTCATGTCTACAGGCCTTTACAA CGTATGCTCATACAATGCAACGAAAGCCCCGCTTCCCCAACCGAAAAGGAAGAGGTCGAATTACTCCTAACGCTCTGCGGCCTAGTACGTAAAGAGCCCGGCTTAGCTAACATCTTCACAACCCCATTCGTCGAAGACAAATCCAGCTTACTCAGTACACCAGAGGACATACAGAAGTTGATACCAATTAAAAGTAAAGTTCAAACGCCAAAGAAGAATCCTTTATTCGAAGTGGAATTACCGCCGAATCCTTTAAGAAACGTCTCTATAATAAGAACGACGGGGGACTGTAATAGCAGTTGTTCGGCGGACGACAACGCGTCGTGCAAGAGCCATAAGACCGTGTATGACGACAATGACAAGTTTCTACTGATCGATCTGTTGCTGTCGTATTTGAATAGTGCT gacaACCAAGTAGTCCTAAGAGCGTGTGAAGGCATCATGATAGTGTCGTCCCTCCCTGACGATGATATCGCCAACCTAGTGACGACCTGTAGTCCCGCTTGTGAACTAATTATCGATAAATTGGCCGACAAATATAAGGCCATACCGGCCAATGTTGACCCTAACGACATCGACCACTTGAACATCACGTGGGC GTATGTAGCACAGGACTTCGGTGACAAGGATTACAACAAATTCCACGGCTACAGAGAACTTACGAGCTTCTTCTCCTGGCTCGACTACTGTGATACTCTAATGaag GAATGCCACCCCACGATATCAGCGCACCTCTCCCGAACGTTCCGACAGAACTTTCTAGAAGGGGCCGCGGAAGCGGGGCTCTCTGACGCACTTCGAGCTCTACGGGTCACCGCCGTGCTCAGCAAGTGCCTTAAGCTGGTCGACTCCACGGACCTCGCCCTag AGTTCTCCAACTGGCTAGTGGGCGACGGTGAGCTCTCAGAATGGCCGCTCCTGCACACGCTCATTACGAACTGTCTCACCGACAACCACGACCTCACGTTGGAGACACTGAGGTTCTTTGAG ACAATTGTAGAGAAAGGCACCGAGCACAGCATCCACAGACTAGTGTTGTCCCGCGTGTGCTCTCGCGGCTACGTGGCGCCACCCCCTCCCGACGACGACGAGCGAGACAGACTCAACGACGTGTCGCTGTGGCGGGAGCGAGAGAGGAACAG GGAAGCGATGAAGCAGCTGCAGCACGAGGACCACGTGAACGAGCAGATCAGCGACATCCTGCAGCACGAGGGGCTGCAGCCCGAGCCCCAGGACTCCGAGAACATACACAGGGTTATCAATAG GCGGCTCGAGCTGCTCAAAGCGCAGGTAGAGGAGGCGATGGCCAGCGAAAACATTCCCATCCCCAACGCCACGCCTCAACACTCAGAGTTCTAA
- the LOC133531778 gene encoding septin-interacting protein 1: MSDDEVIRFEITDYDLDNEFNPNRRGRAKKEQQIYGVWAKDSDEDDNEDNVRQRTRKQKDYAAPIGFVAGGVQQAGKKKEAKQEIEPTEKSSRATIVDSSDEESTVAQPDESETAGIRRQGQGMRSANLGGSMGTWEKHTKGIGAKLLLQMGYQPGRGLGKDLQGISAPVEATVRKGRGAIGAYGPEKAAQKAKREEERRLKEKEDEKAPEKSYHWKKSHKGRYFYRDSNDVIQEGKPTVHTISSSELSRVPVIDMTGKEKRVLSGYHALRAVAPRFEHEPRRKCTNFSAPQLVHNLEVMVECCEQDIIQNARELQQAEDEIVVLERDLKECDEKLREQDEIIDKVRDIRGRVAKLSAPDLSLERAYEVVSDLKESHPLEYDMFGIGAIAGNIVSPLFSALMAQWDPLKAPSEPVPVFLKWRQLLSEEAYNSLLWQHYAPALKTAAAVWNPRIPEAMLASLTEWSQACPPWLSASVAANVVAPRLLEAVRGWDPTHDTQPLHHWVLPWHPLAGSALATAVYPLIRSRLAAALAAWHPADGSARPLLAAWRGAWGAALTAMLHQHIVPKLEHCLQHAPVHLVGQENTAWLWCVDWLELLGAGALGAVAARALLPRWLGALAAWLNTGPKHAQVLHSYTQFKKIFPEEVLKEPGVRDAFRKALDMMNRSADIDSVEPPPPPRFTFTAEKETSKIADVLASTTQQKSFSELLESRCIERGITFVPLAGKTREGRPLYKIGNDNMQCYVIRNVIMYSKDSGRTFEPVGLDRLLGMAEE; encoded by the exons ATGTCAGATGACGAGGTGATACGTTTCGAAATCACTGATTATGATTTAGACAACGAATTTAACCCAAACAGGAGGGGAAGGGCCAAGAAGGAACAGCAAATTTACG GTGTATGGGCTAAAGACAGTGATGAGGATGACAATGAGGACAATGTGCGGCAGAGAACCCGCAAGCAGAAAGACTATGCTGCTCCCATCGGGTTCGTGGCGGGGGGAGTGCAGCAGGCCGGGAAGAAGAAGGAGGCTAAACAAG AGATAGAACCAACAGAAAAGTCATCCAGGGCAACCATAGTTGACAGCTCCGATGAGGAGTCCACAGTGGCCCAACCAGATGAGTCGGAGACAGCAGGCATACGGAGACAGGGTCAGGGTATGCGCAGTGCTAATCTCGGTGGAAGTATGGGTACTTGGGAGAAACACACTAAGGGTATTGGAGCTAAGCTGCTCTTACag ATGGGTTACCAACCCGGGCGCGGTCTGGGCAAAGACCTGCAGGGCATATCGGCGCCCGTCGAAGCCACAGTGAGGAAAGGGCGAGGTGCTATAGGCGCCTATGGTCCCGAGAAAGCAGCT CAAAAAGCGAAGAGAGAGGAAGAACGCCGTCTGAAAGAGAAGGAAGATGAGAAGGCTCCAGAGAAATCATACCACTGGAAGAAATCCCACAAGGGCCGGTACTTCTACAGAGACTCCAATGACGTCATTCAGGAGGGGAAACCTACCGTACATACTATTAGCAG tagCGAGCTGTCTCGAGTACCAGTAATTGACATGACGGGTAAAGAGAAGCGAGTGCTAAGCGGCTACCACGCGCTGCGAGCGGTGGCGCCGCGCTTCGAGCACGAGCCGCGGCGGAAGTGCACGAACTTCTCCGCCCCACAGCTGGTGCATAACCTGGAGGTGATGGTGGAGTGCTGCGAGCAG GATATAATTCAAAACGCCCGCGAGCTCCAACAGGCGGAGGACGAGATCGTGGTTCTCGAGCGAGATCTTAAAGAGTGCGACGAGAAATTGAGAGAGCAGGATGAAATCATAGATAAAGTGCGCGACATCCGGGGGCGAGTGGCCAAGCTGAGCGCGCCCGACCTCTCGCTCGAGAGGGCGTATGAGGTCGTCTCGGATCTGAAG GAATCACATCCGCTCGAATATGATATGTTCGGCATCGGGGCCATCGCCGGCAACATCGTCAGTCCCTTATTCAGTGCCCTAATGGCACAGTGGGACCCTCTCAAGGCGCCTTCGGAACCTGTCCCAGTGTTCCTCAAATGGCGTCAGTTACTAAGCGAAGAGGCTTATAACAGTCTGCTCTGGCAACATTACGCGCCTGCGCTTAAGACAGCTGCCGC AGTATGGAACCCCCGCATCCCTGAGGCCATGCTGGCTTCCCTAACGGAGTGGTCCCAAGCCTGTCCGCCCTGGCTGTCAGCGTCTGTAGCCGCGAACGTTGTGGCCCCGCGGCTACTGGAAGCTGTGCGAGGCTGGGACCCCACGCACGACACACAGCCGCTGCATCATTGGGTGCTGCCGTGGCATCCTCTAGCtg GCTCCGCGTTAGCAACAGCAGTGTACCCGCTGATCCGCTCTCGCCTGGCGGCGGCCCTGGCGGCGTGGCACCCCGCGGACGGCTCGGCGCGGCCGCTGCTGgcggcgtggcgcggcgcgTGGGGCGCGGCGCTCACCGCCATGCTGCACCAGCACATCGTGCCCAAGCTGGAGCACTGTCTGCAGCACGCGCCCGTGCATCTCGTCGGGCAGGAGAACA CGGCGTGGCTGTGGTGCGTGGACTGGCTGGAGCTGCTGGGCGCGGGCGCGCTGGGCGCggtggcggcgcgcgcgctgctgccGCGCTGGCTGGGCGCGCTGGCCGCCTGGCTCAACACCGGCCCCAAGCACGCGCAGGTGCTGCACAGCTATACGCAGTTCAAG AAAATCTTCCCCGAAGAAGTCCTGAAAGAGCCAGGCGTCCGCGACGCGTTCCGCAAGGCCCTCGACATGATGAACCGCAGCGCGGACATCGACTCCGTGGAgcctccccctccccctcgcTTCACGTTCACGGCGGAGAAGGAAACCAGCAAAATCGCAGACGTTTTAGCATCCACTACGCAGCAGAAGAGCTTCTCGGAGTTATTAGAGTCGAGATGTATAGAGAGAG